TGGGCGGGCGCGCGTGGCTGCGCGTTGATGATGGCCCGGCCCTTGCCGCGGAGCCGTCGCTGCACGAGGCGGTGCTTGAGGGCGATCTGAGGCTCCTGCGCTCATGGCGCCTGTTCGATCTGGCTGGTGCGGACCCTCAGCGCATCACGGTCGATCGCACGCCGGCAGATCCGTCGCGCCCGGCGCAGCGATTCGAAGTGATCAAGCGAGATGGTCGCTGGATGATGGAGGCGCCCTTCCGAACGAGAGTGGACCAAGGGGTCGTCACCGCACTTCTGGGCGCACTCTCTCGAGTGGAGCACGCGGGCTTCGCCGATGAGCAGCCCGAGGACCTGGCCCTTTTCGGACTGGAGCGCCCCATCGCGTCCATCGAGGTCGCATCGGCGCGGGCGGGCACGCTCGGCAGTGGCGCGGACTCCGCTGGCGCCACGGCGACACCATTGCGAATCGAGCGTGTCGAGATCGGATCGGCTCTCGCGCAGGGGGGTTCGATCTGTGCTCGGCGCACCGATCGGCCCCCGATCGTGCTCCTCGACCAGACGGCGCTGGCCGCGCTCCTGCCCGCGGCGGAGGCCTTCGCCGATCCTCGGCCCACCGCGCTTCGACCCGAGGACATTCGCTCCATTCGCATTCGCGATCCGCAGGGGGCTCTGCGAGTCCAACTCGATCGAACGATCGATGGATGGTTCGTGTCGCGCGGCGATGATCAATCGAAGCAGGCCGCCCATCTCCCCGCACTCGCCATGCTCATCGAGAGATTGGT
The Phycisphaeraceae bacterium genome window above contains:
- a CDS encoding DUF4340 domain-containing protein, which produces MKVWRIAIVFWLLAALALGAWYLARQRARVMDHEVHSREVRGGPRPVLTPGRWPLDRLDAVDISAGASTLRFERRGDGWFQVLPFVQPAEGSALRELLTRAVDLRATSRGAVSDNEAAALGLAPPQAKVRLTLGDESITLQLGRRGVGGRAWLRVDDGPALAAEPSLHEAVLEGDLRLLRSWRLFDLAGADPQRITVDRTPADPSRPAQRFEVIKRDGRWMMEAPFRTRVDQGVVTALLGALSRVEHAGFADEQPEDLALFGLERPIASIEVASARAGTLGSGADSAGATATPLRIERVEIGSALAQGGSICARRTDRPPIVLLDQTALAALLPAAEAFADPRPTALRPEDIRSIRIRDPQGALRVQLDRTIDGWFVSRGDDQSKQAAHLPALAMLIERLVESRATELALHPMPQELLLASIELVPTSGSPSVIRVAREGDGGRWALDESDDVLRIFPPSFALPLSAQEFGLVGE